In Saccharomyces paradoxus chromosome IV, complete sequence, the DNA window TTTATGGAATTCCTTCGTGTGGTCGACATTAATATTGTTTTTCAACCCTGCAACGGTCTCATCTGATTCTTCGTTTCTTGTCTCCAACGCCAATAATTTCTGTTTAACTTTGCCATGCTTGATACCGATCTGCTTGGAACTTGTTCTCAACTTGACCTTAATATTTTTGGGTTGGATcaaattattcttttgttttagGGCCACCGGTAAGTTAGGGGGAGCTTGTAAGAAGTTAGAAGTTTTGTAATACTTTAGTCGCAATTCTTCCACGTAACTAGAAACCAAAGGCACCGATTTTTCCGATTTGTTCGATACGACTGATGCTAGCGTTGAACTTTTGACAGATCTTTCGCTTGGGGCAGCTTGTACCGGATTTGGTAAATCCACGGTTTGCGGGATAGGAACGGCGTGTTCCCTGAAAGAATGAGTAGCCGGGATCAGACTTTCTGAGATGGAATTCAAGCTATTTAACTCAGATGTTTTATTCGATGATTTTGTGTTTCCGTCTGAGCCAAGAGCAGCCAAAACGGTTGATTTAGAGCCTTTTGACATTGAGAGTTCAGACTGGTTAGAAAAGTTTGATGGGATATCATACTCACCGGATGACGTAGTAACGAAAGAGTGCCTGTCCGTTAAACTGCCCGTATCGTTTACACTATTCAAATAGAAACTAGGACGATCTTCGTTAACCACTCTAAATACTCTGCGATGACTTGCTAACTCAGGTTCTTGCGTTGGGAcatcattttttatcagtGGATCTTGATCATTTGCGTCATTGATAAAAACATTACTTTCATTGCCCACAAAACTTATTTCTTGGTGActgtcatcttcttcttcgctGGAAGAGCTGTTATCAATCTCATTAGTTATCCGCAGAGGTTTTCTGGCACTTCCGACACTTTCATCGCTCCCAAGATGCTCATTTGATTTATATGCAAAATCAAAATGCGCAGGTTTAAAACCATTAGACTCGTCTTCAGCAACTTGCTGAAGACTTTTGGTGGACTTACCACTAGCGGATGTACTAAAGGAAAATCTATCATCCCCATCATCCACATTCAAAGAAAGTTGTTCCGGATGATCTGATTGTACTAACTTTCTGTCACTTGGTTTATTCACTTCTTCAGGATCAACAATAAGTGGTTTCACATAACTTAAGGGACTCTCCACACTAACATTTCTCAAAACGGGAGATTCCATGACATCTAATGGCACCACATCTTGCGATTTTTTAACATCTGAGTTTTCAGATGTGTTTAGAGATACTGAACTGCCAGAATTCCCCTTATGTTCATTGAtataattttcaatatcatcgACTAATTTTTCTGCTTCTGAACGCTGCCGCCTATGCTGGTTGTGGATGGATGAGGGTGCAATACTATCCCGCTCGGAATCATTATCCCTCCATATTTCTTCCTTAGAGGCATTGTTGCTCATTGACGTTGTTATTGACTTCATGTCCATAGGTGGTGGTGGAGGTCTCGAACGTTTGATGTTGAAGAGATTTGCATTTGAATTCGCGTTTGTTGTGAAGGGGTTGGTGCTTTGCCTGGTaatcttgttttcttgtaaatGCCCATTCCCTTTGCGATCGTTCGTTGGCGCCTCCTTGAACTGTGATAGTCGAAGAGAATCCTCTAAGGTATCCTCAGTATTTAAAAATGGATTAGTATTTTTTagtgtttctttttgtaatGGTGACTGGATAGAACGGCTCCTGCCATGCACATTCCTATTCGGACTTCGTGGCGGTATATCAGGTGTAGAAGTTGCAACTTTAGAGGTTCGTGCGATATTCATCGATTTCTTTGTTGTAGAAGGCGCCGATGGCTTTCTCACAGGTTTTTCAGAGTCGTTGTTTCTACTTTCAGAACCAAACCGAAAGAAGGACTTTCGTTTACTTTTGCTGTTATTAAAACTATCAAACATCACTGTTTTATTGGACGGTATGTGTGGGCTCCTTCACAACCTGTAATCCGCTTTTATAGAACAGCCTTTACATCATTTTCCCTCTTAAACTTTTGCTAAATAATAGTAGTGCGCTCTTGAAATTCGCGATGACATTTGACAGAAAACACCAAAAAAACTAGCGCTTCTCATAATGAGCAAATGCTCTaagggaagaaaataacCAAAAGCCCTCCTAagtatatctatatatttGTCGCCGTTATAAATGGTTCAATGCTCTAATATATTCAATATCAGCTCTAATGCTTTGACTATATATTCACCGACCCCGCCAATACTTACAACGCGAACGGTACTTGGGTGAGGCTGCTGAGCAAAAACAGTGTAATTCGCTATATTCAAAGATCCAAGCCACGGCTGTGACTCGTGGAgattattcaaatttaatACGACAATATTACAATTTGTCTTTGATCGTAGGTCATTCAAACTCTGATaaacaatatcaatatAATTTTGTCTTGGGCACCTAACATATGTTTTTAGAATCTGATACGaggatttctttttcaccGCATCCATAGAAGCTTTTATGGTACCAATACAGTGTTGTTTGATTTCATCCTGCGTCATGAAGCCTGATTTATGGCTGTCAACATATCTCCCATCCTCTAGAGTTGTGGGCCCAGAATAACGGTTAGAGGAATTCAATGCATTTGATGGCTTACTAACAATGTTCCTTTGTAATTTTGATTGATGTGAAGCTGTGCCTGTTTGAATAGTTatagaagaggaaaaagcATTTTGAGAAGACGAATTCGGTAAAGGCCTTTGTGGTCGTGGGAGTTGGTCTCCTTGAGGACCAGTTATTTCACTATATGCCTTTAACTCAGAAATGTGTTTAATCATTTGGGCTTTTGATGTTTCTATAATTGGTCTGGTTTTGCTGATGTATGACTTCATATCAAATAAGCCATCGCCAATTAATGGAAGTTCGTAGAGGGCAAGTGATATCTGTGAATGATTCCGCTTATATTCACGCTGAAAGCGGTTTATTACATTGTTTTCACACTTACCAAATTCTACCtgtgaaaagaaattggaaaGCTCGTTCATGAACTTACTTACGTGACAGGCCTTAACTTGAAACTGTTGAAAGTTTGGAACAACATTGAAACCAACTTCTACAATACTAGACGTGGGTTGCTCTTTTCTATAGCTTGTTATTATATGACCCCTAGCAGTTTCTATATTTTTGGGCAAATAAAATGAACCTGTCAAGTTAATATTCTTAGGAACTCTAAAGTAGGATTTTTCTGATGGTGCCATCCATAAACGCTTCTGGAAAGCAAGCAGAACCGACAATACGAAGCAAGAGTCCAATATATTGAAGTCCTTCAACGCTACGTAGAAAAGTGCGTTTTCGCCTGTCTGCTCTTCCTGTGGGTAACATTGCAATATGTCCTTAGATATATACTTATGCAATTCGTTCATGCACTCCTCGAACTGTTGTTTATCTTGAGCCCTCATGGGAATTATGAGCAGACTTCctttgatgaattgaactgcattcttctttgttgaTCTTATCTTATCCAGGTTTTTCCATATATCAAAAGATTGGAATGCTTCGGGATTACTGACCTTCCTTCTTTGTCCATCATTGGATACTGTAGGATAATGTCCTTGTGAAAGCTGTCCCTTTGGCTTGGTATGGTGATACGCTAATCCTCTCCTTCTTGGGCGCATAATGCTAATATTCTTTGGTTATACTGATGGAAGTGAAACAGTTTCCCACTATCAAAAAGTTTACTGTGATATATGTTATATCTTTAGCATTCTCTAATACTGCGATGTGCGCTGAAAATTCTAGctcaaacaaaaaaaagcgtCACAACAAATCAATGGCCATCGTGAGGCATAAGAAACAGCAAAATAATCAAGGTTCCTTGCTTTTTTGAAGTAGATGGGCCACTGCCACATTTTTAAGAATCTAGCTAAGACTGTATTTCATGTTTGGACTGTTATATATTTTCGCTTTTGACTGGCAGCAAACAATCCAAACAGTCTCTCATTTGAAGCCTTGTTAACCGAACAAAAATGGTTTTGCTTCATCTCAAAGCTGTACTGTAGCAAATATCAAGGAAGAGCCGGACTAATCAAAGATATATGACAAGTATCCGAGATTAGCTGTCCTTTCCAGGTTATTTGGCCTATGGAATGTCTTTACTGGCCAGAATAAGCTATTAGTGTTGGAGAGTAGGTTGCCTGATGATATCGCGAcctaattttttgatatatgaaaatgatgtTATAAGTATATGATACACTGCAAGTTCTTTCCGAGGTGGAAATGACTGTAACGATACGCAGAATTATTacctttttgtttatatgCTGCCGTTAATGTCCCTAATAGACTATCCATATTTGTGCACAAACCATCACCAAATTGGGCGATCTTCTGGCCATTGAATAAGGTCATACTCCGGAAATACGATTTGGTACTATCAACCTGTCATAGTAACAGTCAATGAATGGTTGACTTCTGCATCACCATAGATGAAACAATAACACGGAATCACCCGCTACATCCCTAGGCAAGGTGATTTGGAGAGGTAACTTGGAGTTAAAGATCTACTAGTTGAACATGATATGgtagttatatatatgagtAATATGAGTCGTCACATTAAATGTATGACAGCTACCGGAattactattatattggtcGTAACTAATAATGAACAAATCGGCGTCTGTTTTATACCTTTCTTATATAAGTGAAAGAAGATCCATATTTGATATTCACTAGTACTACccctttttatttctaatTATCAACACTTGGGTACAGGACTTGGAGTCATCAACTGTCTACAGTTGATTGGTGCTCATGTTACTACCATATTACCATATACagtgtaaaaaaaataccacAAGTTATGAGATACAGCCATCGAATATGGTGGAAGCTCATCTAGAATGACAGCAAATAAATCATCTGGCTCCTAAGAAATCTGCTCTCGGTAGCCAAGTTGGTTTAAGGCGCAAGACTGTAATTTATCACTACGAAATCTTGAGATCGGGCGTTCGACTCGCCCCCGGgagataattttttttatatcaCTCAGTAAATTTTGACCGGCATTCTGGAACCAAGCTCTCAGCAAGCCACTGTATTCGATCCTCTACCGGATAGTCACCGACATATTCGAGACTGGATAATGAGACTGAAATGAGGAGAAACTTTTAAGTGCCAAGAGTATTAGGTGTCATTGATAGTAATGTTATCCGTATGACAAATCAAGGTTTGCTATCCTCAAAAGCCGCGCGCGCGAATTGCTGATAATATGATTAGCTAATGATAGATAAGGCTACTGATAACAGTATTCTATTATTCAAAAGCACAttacatacatatatatatatatacattcACCgaataaatattttgttctCGTTGGGGGAGGAGAGGCAGTCGCTTCAAACCCATTATTTAACGGCAGGTAACAGGATACCAAAGGTATAAGATGACCGTACATTCAACGTGGAAGGATAAagttcaattgaaaaaaaaccaacTGAACAGTAAGATAAAAGATGAATGGAAATTAAACAGCGCAACTGTATGGAGGTTGAGGAacgataaaaaaaatttaatcaagaatattgatgatttaTGTCCGTCTTCAGAGAATCAAATTACCCACTCCACGATTATGTCCTTAAGAGAGAGGCTGGGCACAAGAGAGTTAAGCTGCCATGAAATAACATTTGCATTTTGTCATAGGGCTGCTTTGATTCATCAAGTAGTAAATTGTTTATCGGAAATCATGTTCTCGGAGGCATTAAGATTGGCTGATTATCACGACAAGAATAGACCAGCCACATTACCACCCTTGTACGGTATACCAATATCTCTCAAAGACCAATGTAATGTCGAGGGAGTAGACACCTCATTGGGTTATTTATCCCGAACCTTCAAACCAAAGACCaagaatgaagaatcaTTGATTGTCAGTTTTCTGAGAGATTTAGGAGCTATAATATTCGTAAAAACCACCGTACCTTCTTCGATGATGGCTACAGATACACAATCTAATACCTTTGGATACACATATAATAGTATTAACTTGAGCTTCTCCAGTGGTGGGTCCTCTGGAGGAGAGGGTTCTTTAATCGGTGCTCATGGTTCTTTGTTGGGCCTAGGTACTGATATAGGCGGAAGTATCAGGATTCCTAGTAGTTACCAAGGATTGTTCGGTTTGAAACCAACTTTCGGACGCGTTCCCTACTTGAGAGTGGATAATTCATTCGAAGGAAGGGAGACAATTCCCAGCGTAATTGGGCCGTTGGCAAAAAACCTTTCGGATTTAAGATATTTCATGAGTTGTATTATCAATACCTGTCAACCATGGGTACAAGATGTCAAGTGTATTCCTTACCATTTTGATTCcactacaaaaaaattacacgATAATTATGTCGTTGCAATATGGTATGGCGATGGCGTTGTTGATCCTCCGCCTAGTGACATCAGGGCTTTAAAGACGTGCGAAGATCTGGTTAATAAAACTAAGGGAATGAAGGCAATTAAATGGGAGCCTTCCAGTGAATTGAGCAGAGAATTGTTTGATATTGCAAATGAAGCGGATGTCGCTGACTCAGGTAACGAGATAAAAGGCGAATTCAAAGTTTCTGGAGAGCCCCTCTTGGATATTCTAAAACCAATGGTTTTGGAAGACGGAAGGCCTCCATATACTGTTAATGAATGGTGGCATTTGACCAAAAGAGTTTATAATGCACAACAATCAATGAGAGATTATTATCTTTCATTCCCAGAATCAGAAAGACCTGACGTTATTATATCTCCTACAACGCTGATGCCGTTTAGGCCCGGTGACATGCTAAAGACAACCTTACGGTATATTTTACTATTTAACGTTTTAAATTTCCCATCTTTATCTATACCTGTAGGTAATGTCAATTGCCAAATTGACGGGCTGATGGATGCTACTTCTTCACTCAATCCAGAAGATAAAATGGTCAAGACATACTGGAATGGTTTAATAAAGTCTGGTGAGATAGATGGGTTTCCAGTAGGCCTGCAGGTGGTTAGCCCTACGTTCAATGACAGTGAAGTTTGTAAATTTGCATCTTGGCTTTTCAGCAAAATATAGAGAATACCCTCAATGTCGCACAACCAAAGCTCTTAAGTcaagaagaggaaaaaaaaataatgtaaGCTTTTAATATATAACCTCATTAACGGCCTGTTTACCGACgttgtatttgttttttacAACATCggaaaaaatattgctgTTTAAGGGATCATGCTTTCTGACATATTTGTGAAGGTCACGTATCAGTGATTCATCCTCAGCACCACTAACAAATGAGATAGCGGTGCCCTCCTTTGCGGCACGACCTGTTCTACCAATTCTATGAATGTAatcatctatttttttggaaatctGGAAATTGACTACTAATGAAACGTTAGGAATATCTAATCCTCTTGCAGCAACATTAGTTGCGATCATAATTTGGACTTTGTTGGTGCGAAATAACTGCAAGGAATATTCTCTTTGCTCTTGGGATTTCGAACCATGTAAAATGGTCACCTTCATGTTGGTTTCcttctgaaatttttccGCTAACCAATCAGCAGTCTGTTTGTAATTaatgaatattattattggtgGTTCATATTTAATGACAGCTGACTTCAACTTCTTGAatttatcttcatcattgtcaGCATATTCCACAACCTGTCGTATCAAAGGATCAGAGCCTGTATCAACCCCTATGGTTGCATAAACAGGCTTTTTCATGTACCCTGctgcaattttttctattacGGGGGTCATTGTAGCCGTAAACATCAAGGTTTGTCTGTTCACCGCGGGATCAGCATTTACATCAACTTTTGTTAAAATGTTAGTTACTTGGTCTTCAAAACCTAAATCAATCATTTTATCAGCTTCATCTAGCACCAATGTCTCCACCTGTTTCATTACTAGTAAATGATTTTCTAAAGAGTCAATCAAACGCCCTGGCGTAGCCACCAGAATATCACAGCCCTCCGATAGAGAGAATGAGATTTCCTCCAACGAGTGTCCACCTACAATAGAAATTACTCTACAGTCATAATTATTCTCTTTGGACCATAATTTTGTGACCTTTTGTGTTTCtgtttgaatttgttgTACCAGTTCTCTTGTTGGTGCTAGAATTAATGCTTTGGGGCCATCCATGATCTTTAAAGATGGTGGCCTCGGAGGTGATCTACTCATCCTGATTAGAATAGGTATTACAAAGGCTAAAGTCTTACCTGAGCCTGTAGACGCAACACCAAGGAAATCTCTATATTGTTTTGCATCGCAAACGTTTGGGATAGTAATTCTTTGAATAGGTGTCGGTGAAGGAAATTGAAGTTGCTGTGTAATTACACGTAACAAATCCCTTGGTATAATATTAAGTTCTTCCCAATTCCTCAATGGATTTTGTACTGCCCCACCTTTTGTAACAATAGCGTAGTCCTCTTTCAGTATTCTCCAATCTCTCTCATTCATTTCATGCAAAGACTTCTCGGTCCAATGCTTACCCATATAGGAAGATTCTGCAGAATCCTTAGGAGTCTTCCCTTTTTGCAGCAAATCGCTAGCTTTAGTCGAAACAATAGGATCGTAACCAGTGAGAGTATCTTCGCTTTCattccaagaaaattgaaatttggaACCATTTTGCTTTGATgaattctttttcttattatttgtttcaTTGAGAAAACTGTCGTCTCTGAAGTTCACCTCTTCAACATCTACTGTAGCAATGTTACCCACGGCAGGTTTCAAATCCTCTTCGTTCTCCTCCAGACGCTCCTGCTTGaatctttcatttttactCAGAAACTTAGGTTTGCTGACTTTACCTGGCGTACCCCTATCTAGCCCtctcttcttgtttatACCAGCAATCAGCTGGCTAACATCAATCGGTCTTGCCATATACCCTATATGATGTTTCTTCCGCTTCTTTTGGCCTTCTTGTTGTCAAACATTCAATTTTGGTTAGCCAAATTGTCTTAATTAAAAGTCTTGGATATTCAAGACGGACCATCGCAATTAACTCCGGGTTCCCCCGACAAGCCGGTACCCTCTTACGGTGGAGAATGTATATGAGCAAAATTAAACATAAAAGAGGTTTCTGACTAATGTTGATTTACATAACGGCTTTGGCTCATGATATGCACATATACACACCAATAAACAATATATTCATAACAAATGGACGTAGGAAGTTGTTCGGTGGGAAATAATCCGCTTGCGCAATTGCACAAACATACTCAGCAGAACAAATCGCTTCAATTTAGTCAGCAGAACAATGGGCCTCTTAATGAATCAGCTTTACAGAATAACAACAAGCCAAATGTTAGTGAGGCTTTTAAATCCAATATGAATACCATTTCACAAGAAAGCATGGTAAATATGCATAGATTTATAAACGGAGAACCCCTGGCCGAtgataaaagaagaatggaAATAGGGCGATCCTCAGGCAGGcctccatttttttcagacGTGCGTTCTCTACAAAGCTTATCAAGCTCAAACCAAACCAACGGAACAAACGACATATCTCATTGGTCGCGAGAGTTTCAAGGTAGTAATAGTATTCAAAATAGAAACACGGATGCAGGAAATTCAGAAAAGGCGTGGCAGCGCCCCTCACAAACCGCATCAAGCCGGTTTCAATATCCTAATACCATGATGAATAACTATGCTTACGCTTCAATGAACAGTCTTAGCGGGTCAAGGCTTCAATCGCCAGGGTTTATGAATCAACAACAGCATGAACGCTCTAAAGAAGATGTCAGTCAGCATGGAGAACAGCCTTGGGCGGATCAGTTTGAAAagttggaaaaagaagTCTCTGAAAATCTGGGTATAAATGATGAAAtagaagaggaggaaaaTGTGACTGAGGTAGAACAAAACAAACCAGAAATTGTTGAGAAGGAGGAAGAGGTATATGGGGATCAGTATCAAACCGATTTCCAAGACGTATGGGATAGCATACACAAAGATGCTGAGGACGTCTTGCCATCTGAGTTAGTTAATGATGACCTCAATCTGGGGGAAGACTACTTGAAATATCTCGGTGGCAGAGTAAATGGGAACATCGAGTATGCTTTTCAATCTAACAACGAATATTTAAATAATCCTAATGCATACAAAATCGGTTGCTTATTGATGGAGAACGGAGCTAAATTGAGCGAGGCAGCGCTGGCATTTGAAGCGGCTGTCAAAGAGAAACCAGACCATGTAGATGCATGGCTAAGGCTGGGCCTAGTACAAACCCAGAATGAAAAGGAGTTGAACGGAATAAGCGCTTTAGAAGAATGTTTAAAATTAGATCCAAAGAGTCTGGAAGCAATGAAAACTCTAGCGATAAGTTATATAAACGAAGGTTATGATATGAGCGCCTTCACAATGCTAGATAAATGGGCAGAAACTAAATATCCGGAAACTTGGTCAATAATCAAACAACAAGATGACAACgctcaaaaagaaaaaggattCACCCATATTGACATGAATGCGCGTATAACAAAGCAATATTTGCAATTAGCAAACAGTTTAAGCACAGTGGATCCTGAAGTACAACTATGTCTGGGTCTTCTATTTTATACAAAGGATGATTTTGACAAAACCATAGATTGCTTTGAAAGTGCGTTGAAGGTGAATCCTAATGACGAACTCATGTGGAACAGATTAGGAGCTTCATTGGCCAACTCCAATAGATCAGAGGAAGCGATTCAAGCCTATCACAGGGCACTACAACTAAAACCTTCCTTCGTTAGAGCTCGCTATAATCTGGCAGTGTCATCAATGAATATAGGTTGTTTTAAAGAAGCTGCAGGCTACTTATTAAGTGTTTTAAGTATGCATGAGGTGAACACCAACAAGAAGGGAGACGTTGGATCTCTCTTGAATACGTACAATGATGCCGTTATAGACACTTTGAAGAGAGTTTTTATAGCAATGAACAGGGATGATTTATTGCAAGAAGTGAAGCCAGGCATGgatctaaaaaaatttagagGTGAATTTTCGTTTTGATAAGGTATCTCTCCGCTTTTATGCACCAGCATCGCTGTCCAGTTTGCTTAGCATCAACAACATAAgatgtatatatatatatatatgtatgtatatatgaGGCCATAAGAAAGCTTATAAACCGCATCAGCAATATGTCAACCTTGGAAAGTATTTATTCATGCTTATATGATCGCTACTCCATTTATGCTCGTCTATAATGATCTGAaataaagattttttcttcaattttctaGTTTTTCGCTCTTTGCAATCGTTTGCTACATAACAAAAcaaagcagaaaaaaatgtttaaaTATAAAGTTTAAAAATTATCTTTGATTTagtatttgaatttttgaactgAAGGCCAAAAGAGGTTTATCAGGGGGGAAAAAgattttaatattttcttttataaggaaaaattgtGCATGTGCAACTATACAATATGTCTAGTGTACCTTATAATTCCCAGCTTCCTATATCCAACCATTTAGATTacgatgaagaggaaaagaagagcagAGGCTCAAAATCAGGTTTGAAATATAAGATAATATACTGGAGGAAAACGTTAAGGAATTCTTTAGCGAGATGGAGAAAACCAATACTGCTAATATCTTtagctttatttttattcataTGGATAAGCGATTCCTCCATAAGCGGAGGTCCATCTACTACAAGTTTTCAAGGCCAAAATAGTAACGATAACAAGTTGAGTAACCCTGGTTCTAGCCTCAATTCCAAAAGATATGTACCACCGTACTCAAAGAGATCGAGATGGTCGTTTTGGAACCAAGATCCTAGAATCGTCATTATATTAGCGGCAAACGAAGGTGGTGGTGTATTGAGGTGGAAAAATGAACAAGAGTGGGCTATCGAAGGTATatcaatagaaaataagaagGCTTATGCGAAGAGACATGGCTACGGGTTAACTATCAAGGATTTGACGACATCCAAAAGATACTCCCACGAATACAGGGAAGGCTGGCAAAAGGTAGATATATTAAGGCAAACCTTTAGGGAGTTTCCCAATGCGGAATGGTTCTGGTGGTTGGATCTGGATACTATGATAATGGAGCCCTCCAAATCACTAGAAGAACATATTTTTGACAGATTGGAAACTTTAGCCGACAGagaattgaaaagttttaaTCCTTTAAACCTCAAAGACGACATACCCTACGTTAATTATTCGGAGGAAATGGAATTTTTAATAACTCAAGATTGTGGTGGCTTCAACCTGGGCtcatttttgataaagaataGCGAGTGGTCTAAACTGCTTTTAGATATGTGGTGGGACCCCGTCCTGTATGAACAAAAACATATGGTCTGGGAACATAGAGAGCAGGATGCATTAGAGGCATTATACGAAAACGAACCATGGATTCGTTCGAGAATAGGATTTTTGACCCTAAGAACGATCAATGCATTCCCACCGGGAGCATGCTCTGAATTCAGTGGTGATTCAAGATATTTTTACAGTGAGAAAGACCACGATTTTGTTGTGAATATGGCTGGATGCAATTTTGGCAGAGATTGCTGGGGCGAGATGCAGTACTATACCACTTTAATGGAAAAACTGAATAGAAAATGGTATACAAGGTTTTTCTTCCCATAGTGCGGAGGCTATTAACATTCGAAGAAAAGCGCATATAAAAACTctattcttttatttcaatTACTGGTCCCACTTTAAAATGTTGTATAATTTATGTACATTTGTGCCTATagaaaattcttttaatgCTATGCTACAcatccattttttttctctagCGTATGCTCAAGTTCATACTTCTTCGGCAAGAGTTGAATAGtgcgaagaaaaagaatggatgaaactaaaaaaggaatttaCCTTTGTATAGTACAAAAGAGTGCAATTTTAAGTTGGCTTGAGACGAAAAACTAGAATGGCCATCGAAACAATACTCGTAATAAACAAATCAGGCGGATTAATCTACCAACGGAATTTTACCAACGATGAACAGAAATTGAATAGCAATGAGTACTTAATTCTTGCTAGTACATTGCACGGTGTATTTGCCATCGCGAGCCAGCTCACTCCAAAGGCATTACAGCTTACTCAACAAACAAACATTGAAAATACCATCCCATATATACCATACGTGGGCATGTCCAGCAATAAAAGCGATACAAGAAGCGGAGGTGGCAATAACAACAGACAGCACggtaataatgaaaaactgGGTAGTTTTAAAGgagatgattttttcaaagaaccATTTACGAACTGGAACAAGAGCGGATTGAGGCAACTATGCACAGACCAATTCACAATGTTCATATACCAGACTTTGACCGGCCTTAAGTTTGTCGCTATAAGCTCCAGCGTCATGCCACAGAGACAGCCAAACATAAGTACCACCGACAAGCCTGACCGACCCAAGAGTTCGTCCAATTTGGCTATTCAGATAGCCGACAACTTTTT includes these proteins:
- the PRP28 gene encoding mRNA splicing protein PRP28 (RNA helicase in the DEAD-box family~similar to YDR243C) codes for the protein MARPIDVSQLIAGINKKRGLDRGTPGKVSKPKFLSKNERFKQERLEENEEDLKPAVGNIATVDVEEVNFRDDSFLNETNNKKKNSSKQNGSKFQFSWNESEDTLTGYDPIVSTKASDLLQKGKTPKDSAESSYMGKHWTEKSLHEMNERDWRILKEDYAIVTKGGAVQNPLRNWEELNIIPRDLLRVITQQLQFPSPTPIQRITIPNVCDAKQYRDFLGVASTGSGKTLAFVIPILIRMSRSPPRPPSLKIMDGPKALILAPTRELVQQIQTETQKVTKLWSKENNYDCRVISIVGGHSLEEISFSLSEGCDILVATPGRLIDSLENHLLVMKQVETLVLDEADKMIDLGFEDQVTNILTKVDVNADPAVNRQTLMFTATMTPVIEKIAAGYMKKPVYATIGVDTGSDPLIRQVVEYADNDEDKFKKLKSAVIKYEPPIIIFINYKQTADWLAEKFQKETNMKVTILHGSKSQEQREYSLQLFRTNKVQIMIATNVAARGLDIPNVSLVVNFQISKKIDDYIHRIGRTGRAAKEGTAISFVSGAEDESLIRDLHKYVRKHDPLNSNIFSDVVKNKYNVGKQAVNEVIY
- the PEX5 gene encoding Pex5p (Peroxisomal membrane signal receptor for peroxisomal matrix proteins~similar to YDR244W), producing the protein MDVGSCSVGNNPLAQLHKHTQQNKSLQFSQQNNGPLNESALQNNNKPNVSEAFKSNMNTISQESMVNMHRFINGEPLADDKRRMEIGRSSGRPPFFSDVRSLQSLSSSNQTNGTNDISHWSREFQGSNSIQNRNTDAGNSEKAWQRPSQTASSRFQYPNTMMNNYAYASMNSLSGSRLQSPGFMNQQQHERSKEDVSQHGEQPWADQFEKLEKEVSENLGINDEIEEEENVTEVEQNKPEIVEKEEEVYGDQYQTDFQDVWDSIHKDAEDVLPSELVNDDLNLGEDYLKYLGGRVNGNIEYAFQSNNEYLNNPNAYKIGCLLMENGAKLSEAALAFEAAVKEKPDHVDAWLRLGLVQTQNEKELNGISALEECLKLDPKSLEAMKTLAISYINEGYDMSAFTMLDKWAETKYPETWSIIKQQDDNAQKEKGFTHIDMNARITKQYLQLANSLSTVDPEVQLCLGLLFYTKDDFDKTIDCFESALKVNPNDELMWNRLGASLANSNRSEEAIQAYHRALQLKPSFVRARYNLAVSSMNIGCFKEAAGYLLSVLSMHEVNTNKKGDVGSLLNTYNDAVIDTLKRVFIAMNRDDLLQEVKPGMDLKKFRGEFSF
- the MNN10 gene encoding alpha-1,6-mannosyltransferase (Subunit of a Golgi mannosyltransferase complex~similar to YDR245W) produces the protein MSSVPYNSQLPISNHLDYDEEEKKSRGSKSGLKYKIIYWRKTLRNSLARWRKPILLISLALFLFIWISDSSISGGPSTTSFQGQNSNDNKLSNPGSSLNSKRYVPPYSKRSRWSFWNQDPRIVIILAANEGGGVLRWKNEQEWAIEGISIENKKAYAKRHGYGLTIKDLTTSKRYSHEYREGWQKVDILRQTFREFPNAEWFWWLDLDTMIMEPSKSLEEHIFDRLETLADRELKSFNPLNLKDDIPYVNYSEEMEFLITQDCGGFNLGSFLIKNSEWSKLLLDMWWDPVLYEQKHMVWEHREQDALEALYENEPWIRSRIGFLTLRTINAFPPGACSEFSGDSRYFYSEKDHDFVVNMAGCNFGRDCWGEMQYYTTLMEKLNRKWYTRFFFP
- the TRS23 gene encoding TRAPP subunit TRS23 (Core component of transport protein particle (TRAPP) complexes I-III~similar to YDR246W), which codes for MAIETILVINKSGGLIYQRNFTNDEQKLNSNEYLILASTLHGVFAIASQLTPKALQLTQQTNIENTIPYIPYVGMSSNKSDTRSGGGNNNRQHGNNEKLGSFKGDDFFKEPFTNWNKSGLRQLCTDQFTMFIYQTLTGLKFVAISSSVMPQRQPNISTTDKPDRPKSSSNLAIQIADNFLRKVYCLYSDYVMKDPSYSMEMPIRSNLFDEKVKKMVENLQ